The Mesorhizobium loti DNA segment AGGCGCGGCAGATCGTCAGGTCCAACACCGACGAATACCGCAACCTCGAAGACAACAGGCGCACCTCGCAAGTGGCCTTCGCGCTGCCCTACCTATCGCTGACCCTGATCATCATCCTGTCGGCAATCTGGACCGGCATTGCCGTCGCCGACCGTCTCGTGCGGCCCATTCGCCAGCTTATCGGTGCCGCCGATGAGGTGGCGACCGGCAATCTCGACGTCGCGGTTCCCGTCAGGCCTTCGGACGGCGATGTCGCCTCGCTCGGCGACACCTTCAACAAGATGCTGCTGGAGCTCAAATCGCAACGCAACGAGATCTTGTCGGCAAAGGACCTGATCGACGAGCGGCGGCGCTTTTCGGAAGCCGTGCTCGCGGGCGTCACTGCCGGTGTCATTGGCGTCGATCCCTACGGCATCGTCACCATCGTCAACCGTTCAGCCGAATCGATGCTGGCCATCTCCGCCAGTGCTGCGCTCGGGCAGAATCTTTCCGCCATTCTGCCGCATGTCGGCCGCGTGTTCGAGATCGGCCGCCAGTCGGGCAAGCCTGTCTACCGCGAGCAGGTGACATTCTTCCGCGCCGGAACCGAGCGCACCTTCAACGTGCAGATCACCATCGAGGCGGGCGACGACGGTTCGGAGGAAAAATCCTACGTCGTGACGGTCGACGACATCACCGATCTGGTCCAGGCGCAGCGTTCTTCCGCCTGGGCCGATGTGGCGCGCCGCATCGCCCACGAGATCAAGAACCCGCTGACGCCGATCCAGCTTTCGGCCGAGCGCATCAAGCGCCGCTACGGCAAGGTCATCACCGAAGACCGCGAGGTTTTCGACCAGTGTACCGACACCATCATCCGGCAGGTCGAGGACATCGGCCGCATGGTCGACGAATTCTCCGCCTTCGCGCGCATGCCCAAGCCGGAGATGAAGGCCATCGATCTGCGCGAATCGCTGCGCGAGGCGTCGTTCTTGGTCGAAGTCAGCCGCGCCGACATCACCTTCGAGCGGGTTTTCGGCAACGAACCGCTCAAGGGCACGTTCGACAGCCGCCTTCTGGCGCAGGCTTTTGGCAATGTGATCAAGAACGCCGCCGAGGCGATCGACGGACTGGAACAAAAGGACGGTTCGCACGGCATAATCCGGATTCAAGCCGCCCGTCAGAATGGCGCGATTCGAATCGACGTCATCGACAATGGCAAAGGCCTGCCGCGGGAGAATCGCCAACGGCTGCTCGAGCCCTATATGACCACGCGCGAGAAGGGCACCGGGCTTGGTCTCGCTATCGTCAAGAAGATCGTGGAGGACCATGGCGGCAGGCTGGAACTTCATGATGCGCCCGCGGATTTCCATGGCGGGCGCGGTGCGATGATCAGCATCATCCTGCCGCCCTCGGCTGCCACACCGTCGCGCGGTGAAGCCAAGACGGAACACGAAAGAGAAACTGAAAAGGTCGGTAATGGCGTCTGATATTCTCATCGTCGATGACGAGGAAGACATCCGCGAGCTCGTCGCAGGCATATTGAGCGACGAAGGTCACGAAACCCGTACGGCATTCGATGCCGACAGCGCGCTAGCTGCTATAGCTGATCGCGCGCCGAGGTTGATTTTCCTCGACATCTGGCTGCAGGGCTCGCGCCTGGACGGACTGGCGCTGCTCGACGAGATCAAGACCATGCATCCCAGCCTGCCGGTGGTGATGATCTCCGGTCACGGCAACATCGAAACGGCGGTCTCGGCCATCCGCCGTGGCGCCTATGATTTCATCGAGAAGCCGTTCAAGGCCGACAGGCTGATCCTCATTGCCGAG contains these protein-coding regions:
- a CDS encoding nitrogen regulation protein NtrY, whose protein sequence is MAPQAPVLNQPLFSEPGARDGRRLLALPGVVAVVGALVMAAISFTILVGATPIAPDARTTWALIALNAAFVLFLSALVGREVHRIVMARRHGKAASRLHVRIVAMFALVAAIPAIMVAIIASITLDIGLDRWFEIRTKTIVNSSLSIADAYVQENARNLQGTTLSMAYDLDASRTLYGLDRTGFLDLLNKEAVGRSLAHAALIKPDGSFVMSAKTDADFAMPEPPEGSVSSATDGKPVLIEPRTRNIMGAIVKLREIEGLYLYTIRLVDPEVIKARQIVRSNTDEYRNLEDNRRTSQVAFALPYLSLTLIIILSAIWTGIAVADRLVRPIRQLIGAADEVATGNLDVAVPVRPSDGDVASLGDTFNKMLLELKSQRNEILSAKDLIDERRRFSEAVLAGVTAGVIGVDPYGIVTIVNRSAESMLAISASAALGQNLSAILPHVGRVFEIGRQSGKPVYREQVTFFRAGTERTFNVQITIEAGDDGSEEKSYVVTVDDITDLVQAQRSSAWADVARRIAHEIKNPLTPIQLSAERIKRRYGKVITEDREVFDQCTDTIIRQVEDIGRMVDEFSAFARMPKPEMKAIDLRESLREASFLVEVSRADITFERVFGNEPLKGTFDSRLLAQAFGNVIKNAAEAIDGLEQKDGSHGIIRIQAARQNGAIRIDVIDNGKGLPRENRQRLLEPYMTTREKGTGLGLAIVKKIVEDHGGRLELHDAPADFHGGRGAMISIILPPSAATPSRGEAKTEHERETEKVGNGV